agggaagagtaACTCTTAGGCATAATGAATTAACTAAAACATAATAAACAGAGAACTTTAActtaaaacacagaaagaaaacatacaagcTACTTGTAAACAATTAATATGGAAACATTTTTCTGTGACAAAATAATGAGACGAACTTACAggtagaggttaaaaaaaaaaaacaaaaaaacacactgaGCCAGGTGATTGCTGGTTATCCAAAGCAGAATTTAAGTTCAACTTTGAATTTACCTAAAGAAGAATAAACACTAATGTAAATGTAAACGTTAATCAGAAGATGTACAGATCATTTGAAACAGAATAAAACCATCCTGGGAGAGTAATTACTCATAAAATTATAACTGGCTTAAGAGCAGCACCAATTACAAATACACACCAGCACAACCAAGCTAAATACCTACAAGCAAAACCACCTCCTAACACGGTATTGGATTAACTACatatgcaggaaaaaaattaatataagtattaagaaataaatttttgcatAGTCCCTtgtcaaaataaataagctattgTTAGACaatagatagaaaaaaatttttgaacataTTTGTTCAATATACTGTTAACCTAAAACAAATATGCAGtaaagaaagattaaaagaagTTAAAGTAACTTAATAAACATTCAAACTTCCCTCTACTTTCTAAAACCcataaaacttaaatttattaATTGAATATGAAAATTAGTTATCTAAGTAACTAATCATaaattgaattaattattttgattGAGGTGACCTCAGAGTATAGAAAAGCCACCAAATGATCAAATGTAGACTaattattctaaatatataaCTATTATTAATTTACTCAAGATTTTCACCAATGGAACAGAGTTctcaaatggaaataataaaatcttattttagaGGTCAAATTGATGTTaaagtttattgttttattgttttatccaGACATTCTAAAAATGTAACTTCTATTTAAAAGGTTCCTTTGttccatcattaaaaattctgtgTGACCTGAATTCAGATCAGAACACTTCCATTTGGTTCCTCTTTATACAAAGATGTCTCACATTATGAAAGGACTTAAGCAATAAGGTCCATTCCACAAAAGAGCCAGATACTAGATATTAAATAAGTCAAGAATTGGGCTCATCTAGGTGATAGAATCCAGTAATAATGTAACTGTTTTCAGGAGTTtgaccttttaattttaataaacaagTTTCTAGTTAATTTATAATTACTAATTTTCCCTATTCTATTTACCTTGGCCTTCTTAATGCTTCAACAAAAAATTTAGGTAACATTGAATTTCAGAAAGAACCAAATATTGTAGGTCCTTATGGACTTCAACCAATTGCAGATGTCATGAAATGATACATCAAAGAACAACTTTGACCTCTAACTTTATCAATACTAGTATAGATTATTAACTATTCTTGTCCTGACCTTGCATAAACAATCTGAATGCCCACACTAAGACCATATCTACTAACAGAGTTAAATCTCAAAATACCATTTGTCCATATCAAGCTTAGCCATGTAATCAGTTAAGCTGAGAATGTACCCTAATCGGAGCCCTATGTGTGTAATATAATTTCCACATGAGGTCACATTAGCAATTATTCTGttatatgtaataataattacaaatatatgcatatgtgtcaTTTACATTGATAACTACCTTCCCTCAATACTGGTTTTGATCTACTTCTAACTTTTGtagagagaggcaggagaaacCGAAACAAGGTTTTATTTAACTGCTTCTTGGAACTTGCAATTCAGTATATAAGTTAAACGTCCCAGTTTGGTAAAATGAAGAATTAGTCTCTGCCCTTATATCTGCCatataaagtttattattagccattttacataaattatctaCTCTTGACTATTCTCAACAAATCACAAAGTGGTCACTTCTGTATACTGACTACTTGGTTTTTAAACTAGATAGAATAGTAGAGATGACTAATCGAGACAGCTAATTTAGGCTGATTTTAATCAATGAGGattttattagaaattatttaaatttataattggtTATTATTGTTCAGGTCTtagtaataattttctttatagcaaTGCCAACGTGATTGGAGGACTTTGAAATTCATTAACACCACTAATGATAGGTGCATCAGATATAGcattctaataaataaataagctctgGATTATTACTCCCATGATTCCTTTTACTACTTGCATCAGCAACAGCAGAAGTCAAAGCAAGAACAGGGTGAACAATGCGCCCTTTTATTAGCTGGCAATCTAATACCTGTAGGCACAATAGATTTAACTATCTACTCCCCTCATCTAATAGGGGTCTCGACAATTTTAGGCACCATTAATTTATTACTGCAAGTAATTAACATAATGTCACCTTTTACATCACAATACCAGACACCACTTCTTTGATTTCTATTGATTATTGCAGTTTTATTAGTAGTAAGTCTTTCTATAATTGTAGCAGAGATTATCTTAACGAAATGGAATCTTTTGATCCCACAGGAGGTGGAGACCTTAATAACAACATTCATTCTAACTGATTACACATCCTGAAGTACATATGTTTGGAATAATTTCACATATTTGTAACATATTGTTCAGTAAAAAATTCTTTAGCTGCATAAAAATAGTCTAAGCCACAATATCGATTGGAATTTTAGGGTTTATTATATATCACATTACTATTATACCCTAAGTATTGAAGTAGATATGCAAGCATATCTCATTTCTGCTACTATAATTATCATAATTACTATTATCCAAATAAAGGTAAGTCTTTGACCAACGAGCTATAAGAATGAAGTAATAAATGATCACCAGCTATACTCTGAGCCATAggctttattttcttacttattgTGAACAGGTTAACAGGAATTATCTAATTCATTATTATATATTGTTCTACAAGATACATATTTTGTTGTTGCTCATTTCTATCACATCTATCTATAGAAGCAGTATTTATTACATAGGTGGTTTTGTTTACTTATTCCCAGTATTTTCAAGATATATGCTACATCCTATATGAGGCAAAGCTGAacaattattttagatttaacaataatttaattttcttttcccaacaTTTTCTTGGCCTTTCTGACATGCGATGGTGATAATTAGCCTATGCAGATGCTAACACAATGTGAACACTCTCTCATCTATGGAATCAGTCCACTAACagaaatgattataaaatattaataatctgagggttttactttaaaacaaaaacagcactGGAGCTTACAGCAACAGACAGTGAGTGACTTCACAGATGCTTTCCAACACATCATGCTTTCAAATAACCCACCAGACAAAATCATAAAtatcaagaaaggaaggaatgaaatctCTCTAACTGGTTTCAAGCCAACATCATAACCTTTATGAGCTTTCTTAGCAAGTAAGATACTATAACCATTACCAATTACCAAAGGTAAATATTACCTAACTCTATCGAAGTTAATTTATAgattaaaattgtgttttttgcagaaaaaaatgtgtctctTAGCATATCCACTGTAGATTTTCAAGGTGTATATATTCCACTGTAGAATAATGTTATCATTACCATGTCTTATGATAGCATTTCAATTAGCTCTTTAGtattatatatgttaaaataattaaataaggaGGTTACTAGGCTGATGTGGCTCTAATGCTATGACAGCCTACACAAGCAAACCAAAATATAAGCCTATAAAAGCCTCAAGGTTACAAAATCAAAATGCTAAAGataaccaatcacaaacagccaagtAGACTTTAGGTTATAGCCAATCAACAATTTTCTTACTTTGCTTCCCCCTTATCTCTATAAAAGCCTTTCCCTAAGATCCTGTCAGGAGAGTGTACCTAACCACTTTCAGTTTGGCACTGCCCAATTCAAAcagatttttgctcaaataaattcttaaaagttttaatatgtctcagtttatcttttaatggTTCTGATGTCAGAAGAGGGAACTGAAGGAGACTGCTGACAGTCCCCGGAACAAAGATCAAGCAGGCGAAGGTACCTGCTGTGCCCCTTTGAGCTTGCTGCTGTCTTGTTGCCTCTGGAGGTGATGGTAAGTCCCTCTCAGATCCTACCTCTGCAGTTTTTTCATTATGAGCTTTCTGACTTACGGCTTTTTCCCCCCCCACTGGCTCTGGAAACTGTCCAGAGCCAGAGTGGATCTGACTTAGAAACAGTACTGGGTACAAGGTTAGAATGTGTCTGACTTAAACTGGACTGGGTCCAGCTTGAGGCCTCAGgggaataaaattttgttttaaggcTGAACAATCAGGTTAACCTTACCAAAGATAAACTTGAATTACAATGGCCACAGTAGAGGATAAGCTTATCCATTTATGAGGTACCGCAGAAGGACGGGGTCTCAGCCAAGCACACACGATAAAGGGTAGGGGGGAAATTATTCTTCCTCCTCCACAGGTTCTAGTGACCATGGTGGGACCTGCTGGGACACCCCCCTCCCTCCAGAGCCTGCAGACGGGATCTCCCACCCTTCTGATTTGGAATCACTAAGAACAAAGACTTCCCTTGAACTCCATGGAAGGGACCATACCAGGTTCTCCTTGCTATCCAAATGACAGCCAAACTTCAGAGACTTGACCCTCAGGTTCACCTCCTCCAATTTAAAAGGTCTCCTTCAGACTCTTGGAACTGAACACCAGCTGgagatctaaaattaaaattgactTCCAGGGAAGTTTTTCTCCAGAAGCAGATGGCATCTTGAGGGGAACAGCTCTTCCAAAATCATaaatcagtttcttcatctctaatatGAAATCTTTATTCCTTTTGCTACTTGCTTTTTCTGTTAATGCATGGGAAGACATTGTTCCTTAATACACAACAAAAATCTCTAGACTTTCTTCGTAAGGTGCTTTTAGATAATAGAATTGCTTTAGAGTACTCACTGGCTGAAAAGGAGAAGTCTGTGCCATAGCAAATACCTCCTCTGTACCTGGATCAACACCTCTGGTATTGTAACAAATATGAGAAATTAACAAACTTTGCTAAAACCTGGAGGTTGATATCCTCCCAGTAAAtacattatttgatttatttgataCCAAGTGGTTTGGTTCATGAGGGCCCTGGCTAAGCAATGTACTTCAGTATCTTGGTATTATCCTCCTCATAGTTATCACTGTAATCTCCCTCCTGAGCTGTGTTCTCTCAAAAGTCTTAAATGCATGTTTGTTGCCATTAGCAGTACCTCAGATGGTCTCAATGAgtttagagaaacagaaacaaggtgaacaacacaatgaacagcaaaaaccattcttctatgaatttgacatCATAACCTATGAGTTTTACAATGAGACAACAGCAACTTTACTGTGATGATGAATAAAAGTGGTACTAATACCAATGTTTTTGGTCAATATCTCATGTATTAGAGGATGACTCAaagtgggaattttttttttaatggagattttttctttattgagaaaCAAGACTTGGGTAcatcaaataaaacaaatttctggggggaaaaaatcaaaactcacaacagaaaaagaaacagttaacaCTGGGCCATATCAGAACTCagagaatatattcttttaattgaaaaattctAGGCACTTCATAATTAACCTTTAGATACAAAATGACCTATTAAATTTGCAATCTGTGGTTCTTGGTGGTGAGGTCCATAGGACAAGCTAGGACGTCTTCAAACCTCGAGCTGAATTCCATGAGGGTTTATTTGACCTTTCAATCGGTCTGTCCTTGTCTAAGAGGTAGCAGCATCGACAGCGCCCACCTTCTGGGCAGCTTCTTTCTTGGTATGATGAGCCTGTAGGACCACCACAGCTTCATCCACCTTGGAGCGGAGAGACTCGGGGGACTCCAGCATGTGTAGCAGCTCCAAGATGTCAATCTCCAGCAGCATCCCCGTAATCTTCCCAGCCAGATTTGAGTGCATCGTCTGGATGAGCGGGAACAAATGTTTACCCAGCATCTGCTTCTGTTCCTGGGGGGTGCTGCGGCCAGCATGGCGGCGGTCAGCAGCTCCTGCCCCTGCACGTGAAGCACAGGCTGGGGTGCCTGCAGGGGCTGGATGGCAGGGTGAGGGCTGCAGACATTGGAGGCATACTTGTAAGGTGCAACAGCCTGAGGAGCAGCGACAGCAACAGCAGCACGAGGCGCTAGGTTATGCCCAGCTGTGGGAACACCTCCAGACTGGCAGCTGTCAGTTGGCCCTTGCTGGGAGGCACCAGCCCCACCAAAGTCCATAGCCAAGCAGTCCGGCCACTCAGACCCGACTCTCTGAGCAGTAGCTGGGAGGCCGCGAGAGGCCGGAGCATTACCAGTTGGAGCCAGATGGCGAAGAGCTGGACAAGGCCCAGACTGCAGTATAGCACTTGGCATTCCTTGGAAGCCTTGAGGTCTCCCACCTTGCTGCCAGCGTGGATTAGGCCTCATCTGTGCTAACTGGTTAGGTGTATAATATGGAGGTCTTCCCTGAGCCTGTGGAACTGCTGGCATAAAGTAGACCCCAGCTGCAGGCTGGAACTGATTTAAGATGGCATTTGTAGGGAACACTCTCATCCTGGCCACCCGCTGCATATATTGGTTGGTCAGGTGagcctttctctcttcctttctctgggccaGGGCAACGTACAGTGGCTTGGAGCCCGCGATGCGTCCGTTCATCTCCGTGACTGCTTTGGTTGCCTCTTCAGGGGATGAGAAGCAGACAAATCCAAACCCTTTGCTTCTCCCATCCTCCAGCATCACCTTGGCACTGGTGATTGATCCAAAAGGAGAAAACTCTTTCCTTAACTTCTTATCATCAATGGCGTCATCCAAGTTCTTAATGTAGAGATTCACCCCCTGATAGCGACTAATTCTCTCCTGTTTCAGCTGTTCAAATTTTCGCTTTAACACGGCCTGCCGTTCCACTTTCTTCTGTGCACAGCCGACGAAAATGACTTTCACActgatttcttttccattcatctctTCCATGGCCTTATTGGCATTCTCGTGTTCTTCATAACTCACAAAGCCAAAGCCTTTGGATTTCCCACTGGGATCTCTCATCACCTTGACACTTAAGAGTCTTACCAAACTGGCTAAATAGCTCTTTCAGACTCTCATCATCCACCTCTTCCCCAAAGTTTTTGAAATATACATTGGTGAATTCCTTGGCTTTGGCTCCAAGCTCAGCTTCCCACTCTTTTCGAGACTTGAATCTGCCCACAAACACTTTGCAGTCATTGAGGAGCATGCCGTTCACCTTCTCGATGGCCTTGTCGGCAGCTTCCTGGGTCTCGAAGTGGACAAAGGTATAAGCCTTAGAGCCGTTCTCATCACACACCACCTTGCAGGACAGAATGTTtccaaaagcagaaaaagtaTCATAAAGTGCCTTGTTATCTATAGATTTGTCCAGGTTCTTGATGAAGACATTTCCCACGCCAGATTTTCTCAAAGAAGGATTCCTCTGAGACCACATGATACGGATTAGCTTTAACTTAATCATAGCAAAGTTCACGGTACCCAAGGCCCACTCAGCGTCAGCCGGCTGCTGGAAGTTGACGTCGGCATAACCCTGGGAGCGGCAGGTGATCATATCGCGGCAGACCCGGATGGACAGCACAGGCCCCGCAGGACTGAACTTTCCGTACAGGATGGCCTCGGTGACGTCTGAGCGCTGGGCACCCACGTGCAGGAGGCCATGGGGTATAGCTGTTGGCTGCGGCGTtcatctccccagcccccagcaccctGAGCCCCACCAAGAGGGCTTCTTAGAGGGACCAAACAGGACAAAGGGGGCTCTGCTCCGAGCCGTGGCCCGTGCCGTGGCTCACAGGTGGcagtgaagctcagagaggctggaGTCAGCTCCGAGGGCGGGAGAGGAGTTCAGGGACGGTTCGGAGGAGACTGAGACTGCCAAACCGCAGACAAACGGCTCTCAAAAATAATATGGCCCTCCCTGGGAGTTTGTAATTTTCAGCTGTCCTGGTCTTGAAGCTCCCAATttcaaaaaatgcagaaaattaaaacaaggacTGTCCTCCAAATTACAAAAATTCTTCCACAGGAAACCTAGTGGTGCCCACGGCGGCCTCTGGAACGTGCGTTTCTCTATAAATATGGGCCTCGGGCTCCTGGCGGTTTAAGATTACAGCAGCCCGGGGAAGAGGGAAACCAACTATTTGTCGGTGCCGACTCAGCAAGCCCCGGGCGCCGGAGCGTACAGCCGCCTCCCACACCGGGCCGGCGAAGGGCAGCGCGGACACGTGAAGCGCAGAGGCCGGCGCGCGGGGCAGAAGGTGGCGGGCCGGCGCGGGTGGAGGCACGTGGAAGCGGGCACGCGAGCGGCTCACCACCGGACCGATGGACGCGGACCAACAGACGCCCAggtgcggcggcggcggcggcgtccGGCAGGCTGGAAGCATGCAAAAGTGACTTCCCCGCGGGTTCTCCGAGGAGGATtcgcttttttctttctttttttttaagatattaaagCGTTTTcggtttgttttatctttttctctttttttttcttcaggctgCTAGGCCCGAAAGCAGCCGAGGCTGTGGCGACCCGGGGCGGAGAGATCAAAGAGGGAattattaattaaacaaggagatCATTAGATTGATGTGGCTCTAATGTGACAGCctatgtaaacaaacaaaaatcaattaatgccTCAGGGTTATAAAATcaaaacctaaggacaaccaGTCAGAAACAGCCTGCTAGACTCCAGACTATAACCAATCAATAATTTCCTTACTTTGCTTCCACCTTTTCTCTATAAAAGCCTCTCCCCAACCTCCTGTTGTGAAGCACTCCTGGCCACTTCTGATTTGGCACTGCCcaattcaaatcaatttttgctcaaattcttaatttttttaatatgcctcagtttatcttttaacatatattatacatctaatattaattttaatattaactcACAAAAGCACAACAGGTGCTTAAGAATTAGAAACAGTATAAGCCATCTTACCTTTGATTATCTTAATTCTTATTATTCTTccattattatgtattatttaattattggGAAAAAACAATAGCCCATTCCTAACCATAGAAACAAAAGGATGCCAATGAATGGAATTTATGATTATATAGACTATGAAGGTCTTAACTTTGATTCAGACTTATACCTCAGAGAATTTTATTTCCTAGAAATTGATAGTCATGTAATAATCCTCATAGAACTGCCAATCTAAACATTAGCCTCATCAGAAAGTATGCTCCATCCATGAGCTATTCCTTCTTTAGGTTTAAAAACAGTTGCTTTTCCAGGACAAGTAAAGTGAGAAGCATTAACATCTACTAGAAGCGGTctttattaaaaaccaaaaaaaattatggaTCTGAAATTTTGTGGTTAAAACCATAACTTCATAGACATTGTGCTTGAGACAGTACGTTTAGAATACTTTGAAAGTTGATCCACATCAATAATGTAAATTCCTATCAGTAGCCTCAATCATGTTTATTATTCGAATACTTCTTACAATTTTAGAGTTTACAGTTGtcctaatttaatcacatcttcaCCCCTCTAGGAAGCTTACAATTACAGAAAATACCTAATGACTTGCCATACATATGCTTACTGTGTAATAAAGTTAAGTTCCTATCCACTAAAGGGGGCCTTATCTGCACTGTTAAAGATTCCATTTTAAATCATTAACTCTATTAATACTCAGACTATTAAACAATGCACTAACAGATTGTTATTAATGAAGGGATGGATAGTGTCTAAGAAGATACTTTCCAAGATCCCCATACATCAGTTGTACAAAAAgaactttaatataaaataattctcttcaatgtattagaaatattttattgcagGATATTTTTGAGCTTTCAGTCACTCAAGTGCAGCCCTTCTGCCAAAATTTGACAGAGGCTAATCATTACCATGAATTAAACTACTAAACTGCTAAATTCATTAGAAGTAtcatttcttaacatttttccctttccagCTGCTGTAGTATCTATCACCAGAGCCCCCACGGTCTAAAggaaatacacagaaaacaaatattacaaACACTATTTATCATCATAGATGTTTGTATTTGACCTATTATGAAACATCATATAC
The Phocoena sinus isolate mPhoSin1 chromosome 6, mPhoSin1.pri, whole genome shotgun sequence DNA segment above includes these coding regions:
- the LOC116755563 gene encoding LOW QUALITY PROTEIN: polyadenylate-binding protein 4-like (The sequence of the model RefSeq protein was modified relative to this genomic sequence to represent the inferred CDS: inserted 1 base in 1 codon; deleted 2 bases in 2 codons), with product MNAAANSYPHGLLHVGAQRSDVTEAILYGKFSPAGPVLSIRVCRDMITCRSQGYADVNFQQPADAEWALGTVNFAMIKLKLIRIMWSQRNPSLRKSGVGNVFIKNLDKSIDNKALYDTFSAFGNILSCKVVCDENGSKAYTFVHFETQEAADKAIEKVNGMLLNDCKVFVGRFKSRKEWEAELGAKAKEFTNVYFKNFGEEVDDESLKELFSQFGKTLSVKVMRDPSGKSKGFGFVSYEEHENANKAMEEMNGKEISVKVIFVGCAQKKVERQAVLKRKFEQLKQERISRYQGVNLYIKNLDDAIDDKKLRKEFSPFGSITSAKVMLEDGRSKGFGFVCFSSPEEATKAVTEMNGRIAGSKPLYVALAQRKEERKAHLTNQYMQRVARMRVFPTNAILNQFQPAAGVYFMPAVPQAQGRPPYYTPNQLAQMRPNPRWQQGGRPQGFQGMPSAILQSGPCPALRHLAPTGNAPASRGLPATAQRVGSEWPDCLAMDFGGAGASQQGPTDSCQSGGVPTAGHNLAPRAAVAVAAPQAVAPYKYASNVCSPHPAIQPLQAPQPVLHVQGQELLTAAMLAAAPPXEQKQMLGKHLFPLIQTMHSNLAGKITGMLLEIDILELLHMLESPESLRSKVDEAVVVLQAHHTKKEAAQKVGAVDAATS